In Pirellulales bacterium, the following are encoded in one genomic region:
- a CDS encoding protein phosphatase 2C domain-containing protein — translation MKPEKLQIGEVRTFVEADMLEPLAFDVAGGTAAVVSVRRPEKEGPNEDAAAVVAAGESSAVLIVSDGCGGMAGGQAAARIAVETITAEIQSAISHGLPLRMAILDGIEQANRQIIDLKIGAGATLAIVHVEDGDARTYHVGDSQILLVGGRGKVKMLTTSHSPVGYAFEAGVLDESEALDHEDRHLVSNVLGAAEMHVEMGSPRRLAERDGLLAASDGLLDNLLIEEIVNLLRLGRVDRAAAKLAGLGRERMDNPQDGLPHKPDDLTLIAYSRRGRKG, via the coding sequence ATGAAGCCCGAGAAGCTGCAGATCGGCGAGGTTCGGACGTTCGTCGAGGCCGACATGCTCGAGCCCCTGGCGTTCGACGTCGCCGGGGGGACGGCCGCTGTCGTCTCGGTCCGCCGACCGGAGAAAGAGGGGCCCAACGAGGACGCCGCCGCGGTCGTCGCCGCCGGCGAGTCGTCGGCCGTGCTGATCGTCTCCGACGGTTGCGGCGGAATGGCCGGCGGGCAGGCGGCCGCCCGGATCGCCGTCGAGACGATCACCGCCGAGATTCAATCGGCGATCAGCCACGGCCTGCCGCTGCGAATGGCGATCCTCGACGGCATCGAGCAGGCCAATCGTCAGATCATCGATCTCAAGATCGGCGCCGGGGCCACCCTGGCCATTGTCCACGTCGAGGACGGCGACGCCCGCACGTACCACGTCGGCGATTCGCAGATTCTTCTGGTCGGCGGGCGCGGCAAGGTGAAGATGCTCACCACCAGCCATTCGCCGGTGGGCTACGCCTTCGAAGCGGGGGTGCTCGACGAGTCCGAGGCGCTTGACCACGAAGATCGCCACCTCGTCTCGAACGTGCTGGGCGCCGCCGAGATGCACGTCGAGATGGGGAGCCCTCGCCGCTTGGCCGAGCGCGACGGGTTGCTGGCGGCCAGCGACGGACTCTTGGACAATCTGTTGATCGAGGAGATCGTCAACCTGCTCCGCTTGGGCCGCGTCGACCGCGCCGCCGCGAAACTCGCCGGGCTGGGGCGCGAGCGAATGGACAACCCCCAAGACGGCCTGCCGCACAAGCCGGACGATCTGACGCTGATTGCGTACAGCCGGCGAGGGCGGAAGGGATAG
- a CDS encoding protein kinase — MKPLKARQKLGKYVIERRLGEGGFAVVYQARDTIEGIRVALKIPHPHMLNESVMEDFRREVRLTAQLEHPNILPLRNAQFVDGHFVIASRMGEMTLDERLTKRLSIDTALDFARQMLAAVAFAHEKKIVHCDLKPDNFILFEGNRLRLTDFGVALVAERTLRGSGSGTLGYMAPDQAMGRPSFRSDVFSLGLILYRMFAGRLPEYPFNWPPPGFRVLQQKISPGFIEIIRKSIEVSPQDRYADAGSMLAAYDRLKTRRRGRGGRTRIQKRSSRRTNDWKAVLWHQFTKEFGRTIGATFQCTACRGPVSEAMTICPWCGVSRAGHDGGTDFPQECPRCHRGMKLDWPYCPWCFGPGFEVLTKRQYTDKRYVPTAKCRNPQCTRKVLMPFMRYCPWCRTKVRRKWKVPESTETCKHCQWGAADGFWSYCPWCGKQQGGG; from the coding sequence ATGAAACCCCTCAAAGCCCGCCAAAAGCTCGGCAAGTACGTCATCGAGCGGCGGCTCGGCGAGGGGGGCTTTGCCGTAGTCTATCAGGCTCGCGACACGATTGAAGGGATCCGCGTCGCCCTGAAGATCCCCCATCCCCACATGCTCAACGAGAGCGTGATGGAGGATTTTCGCCGCGAGGTGCGGCTCACCGCCCAGCTCGAACATCCGAACATCCTGCCGCTGCGCAACGCCCAGTTCGTCGACGGGCACTTCGTGATCGCCAGCCGCATGGGCGAGATGACGCTCGACGAGCGGCTCACCAAGCGGCTGTCGATCGATACCGCGCTGGATTTCGCCCGACAGATGCTCGCGGCGGTCGCGTTCGCTCACGAAAAAAAGATCGTTCACTGCGACCTGAAGCCCGACAACTTTATCTTGTTCGAGGGGAATCGGCTGCGGCTGACCGATTTCGGCGTAGCGCTGGTGGCCGAGCGGACGCTTCGCGGCTCGGGATCGGGGACGCTGGGCTACATGGCCCCCGACCAGGCGATGGGGCGTCCGTCGTTCCGCAGCGACGTCTTCTCGCTGGGGTTGATCCTGTACCGCATGTTTGCGGGTCGTTTGCCCGAGTACCCGTTCAACTGGCCGCCGCCGGGATTCCGCGTGCTGCAGCAGAAGATTTCGCCCGGCTTCATCGAGATCATCCGCAAGTCGATTGAAGTGAGTCCCCAGGATCGGTACGCCGATGCGGGGTCCATGCTGGCCGCGTACGATCGGTTGAAGACGCGTCGTCGCGGTCGCGGGGGACGGACTCGCATTCAGAAACGCTCGAGCCGCCGCACCAATGACTGGAAGGCGGTCCTCTGGCATCAATTCACCAAGGAGTTCGGCCGTACGATCGGCGCCACGTTCCAATGCACCGCGTGTCGCGGCCCCGTCTCCGAAGCGATGACGATTTGCCCGTGGTGCGGCGTCAGCCGGGCAGGTCACGACGGGGGCACCGACTTTCCCCAGGAATGCCCGCGCTGCCACAGAGGGATGAAGCTCGATTGGCCGTATTGCCCCTGGTGCTTCGGCCCGGGGTTCGAGGTCCTCACCAAGCGGCAGTACACCGACAAGCGGTACGTTCCCACGGCCAAGTGCCGCAATCCGCAGTGCACGCGCAAAGTGTTGATGCCGTTTATGCGGTACTGCCCTTGGTGTCGGACTAAAGTCCGGCGAAAATGGAAAGTGCCTGAATCGACCGAGACCTGCAAACATTGCCAGTGGGGCGCGGCCGACGGGTTCTGGAGCTACTGCCCGTGGTGCGGCAAGCAACAAGGCGGAGGCTGA
- a CDS encoding ThuA domain-containing protein encodes MALIATTTGLAASAARAEDEPAERSPLRILLIDGANPYHDWETTTPVLQAILRRGGGDRFIVDRVTIRTTGEGEAKRSDWRPTFAGYDAVLSNYNSQVLPPEETQRAFEKFVADGGGLVVVHAADNSFAQWPAYNEMCGLGGWYGRDERWGPYVYYKDGKLVRDETPGPGGHHPPQHKYVVETRDAKHPIMLGLPSRWLHAQDELYDRLRGPAKNMTVLATAHSDPAIGGTGRDEPVLMTVEYGKGRVFHTVLGHADYSLKCAGFVATLLRGTEWAATGKATIPLPEEMPGEDQELAWE; translated from the coding sequence ATGGCGCTGATCGCGACAACGACGGGACTCGCCGCCTCGGCCGCCCGCGCCGAAGACGAACCGGCCGAGCGTTCGCCGCTGCGAATCTTGCTCATCGACGGCGCAAACCCGTACCACGATTGGGAAACGACGACCCCCGTGCTGCAAGCGATTTTGCGTCGCGGCGGCGGGGATCGGTTCATCGTCGACCGGGTCACGATTCGCACGACGGGCGAAGGAGAGGCCAAACGAAGCGATTGGCGCCCGACCTTCGCCGGCTACGACGCCGTGCTCAGCAACTACAACAGCCAAGTCTTGCCGCCGGAAGAGACGCAACGCGCCTTCGAAAAGTTCGTGGCCGACGGCGGCGGGCTGGTCGTCGTCCACGCCGCCGACAACTCGTTCGCCCAGTGGCCCGCGTACAACGAAATGTGCGGTCTTGGAGGCTGGTACGGACGCGACGAGCGGTGGGGTCCGTACGTGTACTACAAGGACGGCAAGCTCGTGCGCGACGAAACGCCGGGCCCCGGCGGGCATCATCCGCCGCAGCACAAGTACGTGGTCGAGACGCGCGACGCCAAGCACCCGATCATGCTGGGCCTGCCGTCGCGATGGCTCCACGCCCAGGACGAACTGTACGACCGGCTCCGCGGCCCGGCGAAGAACATGACAGTGCTGGCCACCGCGCACTCCGATCCCGCCATCGGCGGCACCGGCCGCGACGAGCCGGTGCTGATGACCGTCGAGTACGGCAAGGGGCGCGTCTTTCACACCGTGCTGGGGCACGCCGATTACTCGCTGAAGTGCGCCGGCTTCGTGGCCACGTTGCTTCGGGGCACGGAGTGGGCCGCGACAGGAAAAGCGACGATCCCTCTCCCCGAAGAGATGCCCGGCGAGGATCAGGAGCTTGCTTGGGAGTAA
- a CDS encoding C-terminal binding protein: protein MPRFRVLYTDYPWADAEIERTALAEVDCELVVSPDNREETLAALAPGCDAIITCWAPVTARVIDAADRCRHIARTGIGLDNIDVGRATQRGIVVTNVPDYCVTEVAEHTIALVYALARKVGYYHHAAKQRIYDAVAGLPVLRVSGKTLGIVGVGQIGRVAARLGAAAGMRVVGHNRSRQMPDAIPWLPLEQLLAESDFVAVLAPLTEQTRHMFSDEEFRLMKPTAFFINTARGGLVDHAALARALAAGEIAGAGLDVQTPEPPDLSQAPYDDPRVIVTPHVAFQSPEATHELRTRVSGQVVAMLRGDEPENVVNRPGG from the coding sequence ATGCCCCGTTTCCGCGTACTCTACACCGACTACCCGTGGGCCGACGCCGAGATCGAGCGAACGGCGCTCGCCGAGGTCGACTGCGAGCTGGTGGTGTCGCCCGACAATCGGGAGGAAACGCTCGCCGCGCTGGCGCCGGGATGCGACGCGATCATCACCTGCTGGGCCCCCGTGACCGCGCGGGTCATCGATGCCGCCGACCGCTGTCGGCACATCGCCCGCACGGGGATCGGGCTCGACAACATCGACGTCGGCCGGGCGACCCAGCGAGGGATCGTCGTGACGAACGTCCCCGACTACTGCGTCACCGAGGTCGCCGAGCATACGATTGCGCTGGTCTACGCCTTGGCTCGCAAGGTGGGGTACTACCACCATGCCGCCAAGCAACGGATCTACGACGCCGTGGCGGGGTTGCCGGTGCTGCGGGTCTCGGGCAAGACGCTGGGAATCGTCGGCGTCGGGCAAATCGGACGCGTCGCCGCTCGGCTCGGCGCCGCGGCGGGGATGCGCGTCGTCGGCCACAATCGCTCGCGACAGATGCCTGACGCCATCCCCTGGCTGCCGCTCGAGCAACTCCTGGCAGAGAGCGATTTCGTCGCCGTGCTCGCCCCGCTCACTGAACAAACCCGACACATGTTCAGCGACGAGGAGTTCCGCCTGATGAAGCCCACGGCGTTCTTCATCAACACGGCGCGCGGCGGGCTGGTCGATCACGCGGCGCTCGCGCGAGCGCTCGCTGCCGGCGAGATCGCCGGCGCCGGCCTCGACGTGCAAACGCCCGAACCTCCCGATTTGTCGCAAGCCCCGTACGACGATCCGCGCGTCATCGTTACGCCGCATGTCGCGTTTCAATCGCCTGAGGCGACGCACGAACTGCGCACCCGCGTCAGCGGACAGGTCGTCGCCATGCTGCGGGGCGACGAGCCGGAGAACGTGGTCAATCGCCCCGGCGGGTGA
- a CDS encoding long-chain fatty acid--CoA ligase, producing MAADSASSFVPGLSRQATIPAMLAETVARCGDRPALGFFQQGRLQWLAWNEIVQAVAEGTAALAAAGVGPEDRVAHWGGNSPGWIVADLAIQSRGAVHVPLHAALPLAAAVEQIVHSDARLALAQDVRQADQLRERLPRGFAVAERDSFLASGRSAPPVAPALIEPDSLATILYTSGTTGAPRGVMLTHRQLTSNVIATSDASAQPADEVRLCVLPMSHIYARTCDLYSWVYRGTRIVLAESRDTLVRDAGACQPTVMNAVPYLYQKLAQAVRERPADQRGAALRQLLGGSIKRLHCGGAAMSPDVERIFEEAGLPIFTGYGLTESAPVVSTTTAETYVAGTVGRPLANIEVMIADDSEVLVRGPSVMSGYWRDESATAETLADGWLHTGDLGAWSPGGNLVITGRKKEMLVLATGKNVAPARLEALLVGSPLVEQACLVGDGRNYLVALIVPNPSALREEIRRQRLWVWSRRRAVGHPRVRALYRAEIERCLADAAPHERIGEFVLLARGFSVEEGEMTPKLSLRRDAIELRFSREIARMYERR from the coding sequence ATGGCCGCCGATTCCGCATCTTCGTTCGTCCCCGGGCTCTCCAGGCAGGCGACCATTCCGGCCATGCTCGCCGAAACGGTCGCCCGCTGCGGCGATCGGCCGGCGCTCGGGTTCTTCCAACAAGGCCGGTTGCAGTGGCTCGCGTGGAACGAAATCGTTCAAGCCGTGGCCGAAGGGACAGCGGCGCTCGCCGCCGCAGGGGTCGGACCGGAGGACCGCGTCGCTCATTGGGGAGGAAATTCGCCCGGGTGGATCGTCGCCGATCTGGCGATTCAATCGCGCGGAGCGGTCCATGTGCCGCTCCACGCCGCGCTCCCTCTGGCCGCGGCGGTCGAGCAGATCGTCCATAGCGACGCGCGTCTCGCGCTGGCGCAAGACGTCCGCCAGGCCGATCAGTTGCGCGAGCGCTTGCCCCGGGGTTTCGCCGTAGCGGAGCGGGACTCGTTCCTGGCGAGCGGCCGGAGCGCCCCCCCGGTCGCCCCGGCGCTGATCGAGCCCGACTCGCTGGCGACGATCCTGTACACCTCCGGCACCACGGGGGCCCCGCGGGGGGTGATGCTCACGCACCGGCAGCTCACCAGCAACGTGATCGCGACTTCCGACGCGTCGGCGCAACCAGCCGACGAGGTCCGATTGTGCGTCCTGCCGATGTCGCACATCTACGCCCGGACCTGCGACCTGTACAGCTGGGTCTACCGCGGCACGCGAATCGTGCTGGCCGAAAGCCGCGACACGCTCGTTCGCGACGCCGGTGCGTGTCAACCCACCGTGATGAACGCCGTGCCGTACCTGTACCAGAAACTCGCTCAGGCCGTCCGCGAGCGTCCCGCAGATCAGCGCGGGGCGGCCCTGCGGCAACTCTTGGGGGGATCGATCAAGCGACTCCACTGCGGCGGCGCGGCCATGTCCCCCGACGTCGAGCGCATCTTCGAGGAGGCGGGACTGCCGATCTTCACGGGCTACGGGCTCACTGAGTCGGCGCCGGTCGTCTCGACCACGACCGCCGAGACCTACGTCGCCGGCACGGTGGGGCGGCCGCTCGCGAACATCGAGGTGATGATCGCCGACGACAGCGAGGTGCTCGTCCGCGGCCCCAGCGTGATGAGCGGCTACTGGCGTGACGAGTCCGCGACCGCGGAAACGCTCGCCGACGGCTGGCTCCATACAGGGGACCTCGGAGCCTGGAGCCCGGGGGGGAATCTCGTCATCACCGGACGGAAGAAGGAGATGCTCGTCCTGGCGACGGGCAAGAACGTCGCCCCGGCGCGGCTTGAGGCGCTCCTGGTCGGCTCGCCGCTTGTCGAGCAGGCGTGCCTTGTCGGGGACGGACGGAATTACCTCGTCGCGCTGATCGTCCCCAATCCCTCGGCGCTGCGGGAGGAGATTCGGCGGCAACGGCTGTGGGTCTGGTCCCGGCGGCGAGCAGTCGGGCACCCCCGCGTCCGGGCGCTCTATCGGGCCGAGATCGAGCGATGTCTTGCCGACGCGGCCCCGCACGAACGAATTGGGGAGTTCGTGCTGCTCGCACGAGGGTTTTCGGTCGAGGAGGGCGAAATGACCCCCAAGCTGAGTCTGCGGCGCGACGCGATCGAGTTGCGGTTTTCGCGCGAGATCGCGAGGATGTACGAGAGGCGCTAA
- a CDS encoding tRNA adenylyltransferase, whose protein sequence is MEHSKLRRQIAWEAARLMYERQESEYYRAKMKAARRLCQGWAKPKDLPSNAEIRDVIQAFARVYEGEARVANLRDMRVAALAMLERLAAFRPRLIGSVLTGHVRQGSDVDVHVFSDSVEAVVGVLQGDGLVPEVERKSVRKHGEQRVYAHVHVHDRFRFELTVYASAEARVVFKSSITGKPIERAGAAELRQFLAREHPDLDLAAALAEAAERVDRFAALEAILLPLENVRQDLRYHPEGDALYHSLQVFDRARDELPYDEEFLTAALVHDVGKAIDPRDHVAAGLEALEGLVSERTAWLVEQHMEVHAIVAGTLGRRAWRRLRESPWYDDLLLLGQCDRRGRVPGARAPELDEALAYLREICDEG, encoded by the coding sequence ATGGAACACTCAAAACTTCGCCGCCAGATCGCGTGGGAAGCAGCGCGGTTGATGTACGAGCGGCAGGAATCGGAATACTACCGCGCCAAGATGAAGGCCGCCCGGCGACTGTGCCAGGGGTGGGCCAAGCCGAAGGATCTCCCCTCGAACGCCGAGATCCGCGACGTCATCCAGGCGTTCGCGCGGGTTTACGAGGGCGAGGCTCGCGTCGCCAACCTGCGCGACATGCGCGTGGCGGCGCTGGCGATGCTCGAGCGGCTTGCGGCGTTTCGACCGCGGCTTATCGGCAGCGTGCTGACCGGCCATGTGCGGCAGGGATCCGACGTCGACGTCCATGTCTTCTCCGACAGCGTCGAGGCGGTCGTCGGCGTCCTGCAAGGAGACGGGCTCGTCCCCGAGGTCGAGCGGAAGAGCGTCCGCAAGCATGGCGAGCAGCGCGTTTACGCGCACGTGCATGTGCACGATCGGTTTCGGTTTGAACTGACCGTCTACGCCTCCGCCGAGGCGCGCGTCGTGTTCAAGAGCTCGATCACCGGCAAGCCGATCGAGCGGGCCGGCGCGGCTGAATTGCGGCAGTTCCTCGCCCGGGAGCACCCCGATCTCGATCTCGCGGCGGCGCTCGCCGAGGCGGCCGAACGGGTCGATCGATTTGCGGCCCTCGAAGCGATCCTGTTGCCGCTGGAAAACGTCCGGCAAGACCTGCGCTATCACCCCGAGGGGGACGCTCTGTACCACAGCCTGCAGGTCTTCGATCGGGCGCGAGACGAACTGCCGTACGACGAGGAATTTCTGACGGCCGCGCTGGTGCACGACGTCGGCAAGGCGATCGACCCGCGCGACCATGTGGCCGCGGGACTGGAGGCGCTCGAGGGGCTGGTGAGCGAGCGGACCGCATGGCTCGTCGAGCAGCACATGGAGGTCCATGCGATCGTCGCCGGGACGCTCGGGCGGCGCGCTTGGCGGCGGCTCCGCGAATCGCCCTGGTACGACGATCTGCTGCTGTTGGGGCAGTGCGACCGCCGCGGCCGGGTCCCCGGAGCGCGGGCGCCTGAACTCGACGAGGCCTTGGCGTACTTGCGCGAAATCTGCGACGAGGGGTGA
- a CDS encoding secondary thiamine-phosphate synthase enzyme YjbQ — translation MRHFRRELWFNVPERMGFVNITPDVERCLAESGVREGLCLVNAMHITASVFINDDEPGLLRDYAKWLEELAPFDPSPQRYHHNRTGEDNADAHHKRQIMGREVVVAVTAGKLDFGPWEQIFYGEFDGRRKKRALVKIIGE, via the coding sequence ATGCGACATTTCCGCCGTGAATTGTGGTTCAACGTCCCCGAGCGGATGGGATTCGTGAACATCACCCCCGACGTCGAACGCTGCCTCGCCGAAAGCGGCGTTCGCGAGGGGCTGTGCCTGGTCAACGCGATGCACATCACCGCCAGCGTGTTCATTAACGACGACGAACCAGGGCTCCTGCGCGACTACGCGAAGTGGCTGGAAGAACTCGCCCCGTTCGACCCCTCGCCGCAACGGTACCACCACAACCGCACGGGCGAGGACAACGCCGACGCCCACCACAAGCGGCAGATCATGGGCCGCGAGGTCGTCGTCGCGGTGACTGCCGGCAAACTCGATTTCGGCCCGTGGGAGCAGATCTTCTACGGCGAATTCGACGGGCGCAGGAAGAAGCGGGCGCTGGTGAAGATCATCGGCGAGTGA